Proteins co-encoded in one bacterium genomic window:
- a CDS encoding GNAT family N-acetyltransferase: MIVKSLLLLRSLERDDELLLGSLFQAIVESGDAEYFHPHPFTGAHARQVCGHTGKDQYLALISRNEIRCYGLLRGWDEGFDIPSLGIIVHPAFRGRGYSSLMMMYLHAVAAEAGAMKIRLKVYEDNTLAKRLYEKLGYEFVSREKGQLVGYCKIRGHAV, from the coding sequence ATGATCGTGAAATCGCTGCTCCTCTTGCGTTCGTTGGAACGGGATGATGAACTCTTGCTTGGGTCACTCTTCCAGGCCATAGTTGAATCTGGGGATGCCGAGTACTTCCATCCACATCCCTTTACCGGAGCACATGCACGGCAGGTTTGCGGGCATACCGGCAAGGATCAGTACCTCGCCTTGATTAGTCGGAATGAGATTCGATGCTACGGGCTCCTGCGAGGATGGGACGAGGGGTTTGACATCCCCTCGCTTGGTATTATCGTTCACCCTGCTTTTCGTGGAAGAGGCTATTCATCACTCATGATGATGTACTTGCACGCCGTGGCTGCCGAGGCTGGAGCTATGAAGATACGCCTGAAGGTTTATGAGGACAACACTTTGGCAAAGAGATTGTATGAGAAGCTTGGCTACGAGTTTGTTTCGAGAGAGAAAGGCCAACTAGTGGGATACTGCAAGATCAGAGGGCATGCAGTCTGA
- a CDS encoding glycosyltransferase, translating into MTGLPSSISDEKAWPNRGCAPAARPDWASDIDRLPALGIITPSYNQGRYIEATIRSVLLQGYPKLEYYIEDGGSTDESVEVIKRYEEFLSGWVSEKDRGQSHAINKGMARFEDATHVNWLNSDDYLMPGALWKLAERIMAASDASIFIGASRRVFPETKSEKIHRPENVTLEDVLHWRERFISQPAAYFRRDLFEAIGGLREDVHYCMDFEMWIRMFERPEVRAEVFPDVLVSTVHQEDAKTVASRGRMHGESAAVLMEHGYREEAIQLVESVYQDYFEASRIFRVIESLPGGRQALQAYNRLKRRD; encoded by the coding sequence GTGACGGGCCTTCCTTCCTCCATTTCTGACGAAAAAGCCTGGCCGAACAGAGGATGCGCCCCGGCGGCCCGTCCTGATTGGGCCTCGGACATTGACCGCCTCCCTGCACTTGGAATTATCACACCGTCTTACAACCAGGGCCGGTATATCGAGGCGACGATTCGGTCTGTGCTGCTTCAGGGATACCCGAAGCTTGAGTACTATATCGAGGATGGCGGCTCGACCGACGAGTCTGTGGAGGTCATCAAGAGGTACGAGGAGTTCCTCTCCGGCTGGGTAAGCGAGAAGGACCGCGGACAGAGTCATGCCATCAACAAGGGAATGGCGCGGTTCGAGGATGCAACGCACGTGAACTGGCTGAACTCAGATGATTACCTGATGCCTGGTGCGTTATGGAAACTCGCTGAGCGAATCATGGCGGCGTCGGACGCTTCGATTTTCATTGGGGCTTCCCGGCGGGTTTTTCCGGAAACGAAATCAGAGAAGATCCATAGGCCGGAGAATGTGACGCTGGAAGACGTCTTGCATTGGCGCGAAAGGTTCATCAGCCAGCCAGCGGCGTATTTCCGTCGCGACCTGTTCGAGGCCATTGGCGGTTTGCGTGAAGACGTGCACTATTGCATGGACTTCGAGATGTGGATCCGCATGTTCGAGCGCCCGGAAGTCCGTGCCGAGGTTTTCCCCGACGTTCTTGTTTCAACGGTCCACCAGGAGGATGCCAAGACCGTGGCTTCGCGGGGACGAATGCACGGAGAATCCGCGGCGGTTCTGATGGAGCACGGCTATCGGGAAGAGGCGATCCAGTTGGTGGAATCGGTCTATCAGGATTACTTCGAAGCCAGCCGGATCTTCCGCGTGATCGAGTCGCTGCCTGGCGGTCGCCAAGCGCTGCAGGCCTACAATCGGCTCAAGCGCCGGGATTGA
- a CDS encoding glycosyltransferase, producing the protein MGNSLRAVHRPFDRRRIRKYLGALGWEPDLVVLFQLPVRHDLLAMFPKATTAYYCSDIYGFGEATPGELQEEEACCRKVDLIFTTSEVLKNRLVRFNPRTYHIPHAVDRDWWESGSGQSPPEFSGIPKPRCVFTGAVFERLDFDLLLKCAQLRKDWQFVLVGPVIRDSSEIQQLRGEKNVSLLGHRAWEAIPGYLNGADVLMVPFRRNPVAENLGLPLKFYEYAMSGKPILSTDFGPFEFPDPSLAVRYQTAQEWSDYLEYIASSPSEEAKKAERRRSIALENTYESRLELQRAAFRSLQERGGDREVVP; encoded by the coding sequence ATGGGGAACTCGCTTCGCGCAGTTCATCGTCCGTTCGATCGCCGGAGGATCAGGAAGTACTTGGGAGCGTTGGGCTGGGAGCCGGATCTGGTAGTCCTGTTCCAATTGCCAGTGCGGCATGATCTGCTCGCGATGTTCCCGAAGGCAACAACCGCGTACTACTGCAGCGATATCTACGGGTTCGGAGAAGCGACGCCTGGCGAACTCCAAGAGGAGGAGGCCTGCTGCCGAAAGGTCGATCTGATTTTCACCACATCAGAGGTTCTGAAGAATCGCCTCGTCCGTTTCAACCCGAGGACATATCACATCCCTCATGCAGTAGATCGGGATTGGTGGGAGAGTGGTTCGGGACAGTCACCACCTGAATTCAGCGGTATTCCGAAACCGCGCTGCGTATTCACCGGCGCGGTGTTCGAGCGCTTGGACTTCGACCTCCTGCTTAAGTGTGCTCAGTTGCGAAAGGACTGGCAGTTCGTTCTTGTTGGTCCGGTAATCCGAGACTCATCCGAGATCCAGCAGTTGAGGGGTGAGAAGAACGTATCTCTGCTCGGCCATCGAGCCTGGGAGGCCATCCCCGGCTATTTGAATGGCGCGGATGTTCTCATGGTCCCGTTTCGGAGAAACCCGGTGGCGGAGAATCTCGGGCTGCCATTGAAGTTTTACGAATATGCGATGAGCGGAAAGCCAATCCTGAGTACTGACTTCGGTCCGTTCGAGTTCCCTGACCCATCGCTGGCTGTTCGATATCAGACAGCCCAAGAATGGAGCGACTACCTCGAGTACATCGCATCGAGCCCATCGGAAGAGGCAAAGAAGGCAGAGCGCCGTCGATCAATTGCTCTCGAGAATACGTACGAATCGCGTCTGGAACTCCAGCGTGCGGCATTCCGATCCTTGCAGGAAAGGGGGGGCGATCGTGAAGTCGTCCCGTGA
- a CDS encoding ABC transporter permease, with the protein MSPEATESTEEHTSKSEALAPGSAGQASANGGDLPETVISPDPRVRILQTIKDVIEYRELFLAFVLRDIKVRYKQTALGIVWVVLQPIITGGVFAIVISILRGGGDVDLSDLLFYMVGMVPWTSFASSLQMASTSMEMNANLVSKVYFPRMVVPGGHVVGSLLDFSIAFTVFLLLSGIAGAFTPLYLAMMPLLLLIQLLTAWGLGLFLASLNAQYRDVKYAIPFILQIGMFLVVPLSLYQWQPWWLQELLTWNPMSAVVEGYRNLLVGRGIDWALTLKGLIGGWVLLALGIKFFTSRERMMVDIL; encoded by the coding sequence ATGAGTCCCGAAGCCACCGAATCCACCGAAGAACATACGTCGAAGAGCGAAGCCCTTGCGCCAGGCTCCGCCGGGCAGGCAAGCGCCAATGGTGGCGACCTGCCGGAGACCGTTATTAGCCCTGACCCTCGTGTGCGCATCCTCCAGACAATCAAGGACGTGATCGAGTATCGCGAGCTGTTTCTCGCCTTCGTCCTACGCGATATCAAAGTCCGCTACAAGCAAACGGCCCTCGGGATTGTCTGGGTTGTCCTCCAGCCGATCATCACAGGTGGCGTGTTTGCCATCGTGATCTCGATTCTGCGGGGAGGTGGCGATGTCGATCTGAGCGACTTGCTGTTCTACATGGTCGGTATGGTGCCATGGACATCGTTCGCAAGCAGCCTGCAAATGGCCTCCACCTCGATGGAGATGAACGCGAACCTTGTTAGCAAAGTGTACTTCCCGCGCATGGTCGTTCCCGGAGGACACGTTGTCGGCTCGTTGCTGGACTTCTCGATCGCCTTTACCGTGTTCCTTCTTCTATCTGGAATAGCTGGAGCTTTCACGCCGCTGTATCTTGCAATGATGCCGCTCCTCCTTCTCATCCAGTTGCTGACCGCCTGGGGGCTCGGCCTCTTTCTGGCATCCCTTAATGCCCAGTATCGCGACGTGAAGTACGCGATCCCGTTTATCTTGCAGATCGGCATGTTCCTCGTCGTGCCGCTTTCTCTCTACCAGTGGCAGCCCTGGTGGCTTCAGGAATTGTTGACCTGGAACCCAATGTCGGCCGTCGTGGAAGGATACCGGAATCTCCTGGTTGGAAGAGGGATCGATTGGGCGTTGACCCTCAAGGGACTGATCGGTGGGTGGGTTCTTCTGGCCCTCGGGATAAAGTTCTTCACTAGCCGCGAGCGCATGATGGTGGACATACTTTGA
- a CDS encoding sulfotransferase domain-containing protein: protein MPKPNFLVIGSQKCGTTWLANVLSRHPEVYSPPNQKELHFFDDRPTFEKGMDWFLSQFEDGSGKKRIGEYTPNTIYLGRGPEDDPTWREETPERVRELDPQMKLIVLLREPVSRAVSAHYHNMGVGRIAPTMDIFDADRSFHTIRMGLYAFQLKRWFEVFPREQFLILFFEEAVRTDQHSTLQTTLDFLDLSPFPQGMMPDLQKAHNKRASFLAMRLRRGYPRLSWAVDRFLPSAIKNQSRFRISLPKDRLAEMRAFYKEPDAELADLLGRQLPWAGGR, encoded by the coding sequence ATGCCCAAACCCAACTTCCTTGTTATTGGCAGCCAGAAGTGCGGAACCACTTGGCTTGCCAATGTCCTGAGTCGACATCCGGAGGTCTACTCTCCTCCGAACCAGAAGGAGTTGCACTTCTTCGACGATCGCCCCACGTTCGAAAAGGGAATGGACTGGTTTCTTTCGCAGTTCGAAGACGGGAGTGGCAAGAAGAGGATCGGAGAGTATACGCCGAATACGATCTATCTGGGGAGAGGCCCCGAGGACGATCCGACATGGCGGGAGGAAACGCCAGAACGAGTCCGCGAGCTCGACCCACAGATGAAATTGATCGTGCTGCTGCGTGAGCCTGTCTCCCGTGCGGTATCCGCCCACTATCACAATATGGGGGTTGGACGCATCGCGCCAACGATGGACATTTTCGATGCAGATAGATCATTCCATACGATTCGAATGGGACTCTACGCCTTCCAGTTAAAGAGGTGGTTCGAGGTCTTTCCACGAGAGCAGTTCCTGATCCTCTTCTTTGAGGAAGCGGTCCGTACCGATCAGCATTCGACTCTTCAAACTACCTTGGATTTCCTGGACCTCTCGCCGTTCCCTCAGGGTATGATGCCCGATCTGCAAAAGGCCCACAACAAGCGTGCGTCATTTCTGGCAATGCGACTCCGGCGGGGATATCCGAGGCTCTCTTGGGCGGTCGACCGCTTCCTTCCATCCGCAATCAAGAATCAGTCGCGCTTTCGCATCTCCTTGCCGAAAGATCGTCTGGCGGAGATGAGGGCGTTCTACAAAGAGCCCGATGCGGAGCTGGCGGACCTTCTTGGGCGTCAGTTGCCCTGGGCTGGCGGTCGCTAA
- a CDS encoding glycosyltransferase family 4 protein: MDSGPTNSRIKCVHLPSVKNVYIDLLQQALEDENVEVEFHRQMPTFGEIIQQRKSPPLYHFHWLNILYRQTAHTFAFHFLHFYIKLVMMKRWGFPIVWTMHNVWPHDPQRKYLAVWAQRLMARAAKGITVHCDCGRKRFEQTYGQHPGLRVIPPGNYASIHALPPSKQECRKRLGIPDDSFVFLSFGFLRKYKGIQQLLDVFPTLPGEENLLILAGNAYDRSMRTYLGRKKAQIANLRVDQRFIPEEEVPYYYGAADVVVAPFTAILNSASVMMAMTMGKPVIAPAIGCIPEQVPADAGFLYDPETMDGLQKAMQQSMESDLEMLGTNARAAAERFPWSEVGRAHRALYQDILNPGA; this comes from the coding sequence ATGGACTCTGGCCCCACTAATTCGCGAATCAAGTGCGTTCATCTTCCCAGCGTCAAGAACGTCTATATCGATCTGCTCCAGCAGGCACTCGAAGACGAGAATGTTGAAGTCGAGTTCCATCGTCAGATGCCGACGTTCGGGGAAATCATCCAACAACGCAAATCCCCGCCACTGTACCATTTCCATTGGCTCAACATCCTGTACCGACAGACCGCACATACGTTTGCCTTTCACTTCCTGCACTTCTACATCAAGCTAGTGATGATGAAGAGGTGGGGGTTTCCAATCGTATGGACGATGCACAACGTCTGGCCGCATGATCCCCAGCGCAAGTACCTGGCAGTGTGGGCTCAGAGACTGATGGCCAGGGCCGCCAAGGGAATCACCGTCCACTGTGACTGCGGAAGGAAGCGGTTCGAGCAGACTTATGGCCAGCACCCGGGGCTTCGCGTAATACCTCCCGGCAACTACGCATCGATTCATGCTCTGCCACCCTCGAAGCAGGAGTGCCGCAAGCGCCTGGGCATCCCAGATGATTCCTTTGTCTTCCTTTCCTTTGGGTTTCTCAGGAAGTATAAGGGCATCCAGCAACTCCTCGACGTCTTTCCGACCTTGCCGGGAGAGGAGAACCTCCTGATCCTGGCAGGGAATGCATACGACAGGAGCATGCGGACTTACTTGGGGCGCAAGAAGGCACAGATCGCCAACCTGCGCGTCGATCAGCGTTTCATACCGGAGGAAGAAGTCCCCTACTACTACGGCGCAGCGGACGTCGTTGTGGCTCCCTTCACGGCGATCTTGAATTCTGCGAGCGTCATGATGGCGATGACGATGGGCAAGCCCGTCATTGCACCGGCGATCGGGTGCATTCCAGAGCAGGTTCCTGCAGATGCGGGCTTTCTCTATGATCCGGAGACTATGGATGGTCTGCAGAAAGCGATGCAGCAATCCATGGAGAGTGATTTGGAGATGCTGGGAACGAACGCCCGAGCCGCCGCAGAGAGGTTCCCTTGGTCCGAAGTCGGGCGCGCCCACAGAGCCCTCTATCAGGATATACTCAATCCCGGCGCTTGA
- a CDS encoding DegT/DnrJ/EryC1/StrS family aminotransferase produces MSEQHPRIPVAKPHITTLEEEYVAEAVRSTWISSTGKFVSRFEQLFSEVTGGRSVVPVCNGTVALHLALEALNIGPGDEVVVPSLTYISTANAVSYVGASPVFAEVDRETWTIDPGRLEECISQRTKAIIPVHLYGHPADMDAINNLASLHGIDVIEDAAEAPMATYKGRFAGTLSRVATFSFYGNKLFTSGEGGALTVSDHLLERRIRILRGQGMDPDQRYYFPTIGFNYRLTNVACALLCAQLDRKKEIIEKRRNIYRWYEDALDSIPGILMQPVASWATLSPWLFSILVDEREYGRTRDELSVILEENNIETRPFFMSIHKLPPYRAAARARGTTLPITERLSETGMNLPTYVGLRKEDVDRISSIIRRSRKG; encoded by the coding sequence ATGAGTGAACAACACCCCAGAATACCAGTTGCCAAGCCTCACATTACTACCCTTGAGGAGGAGTACGTTGCGGAAGCGGTCCGGAGCACATGGATCTCTTCGACAGGGAAATTCGTAAGTCGATTCGAACAACTCTTCTCAGAGGTTACAGGAGGGCGGTCGGTAGTTCCGGTCTGTAATGGCACCGTCGCTTTGCATCTGGCATTGGAGGCCCTCAATATTGGGCCGGGCGACGAAGTCGTTGTCCCCAGTCTGACCTACATCTCGACTGCAAATGCCGTTTCCTATGTTGGGGCGTCCCCAGTCTTTGCGGAAGTGGATCGAGAGACCTGGACAATTGACCCTGGACGTCTTGAAGAGTGCATTTCGCAGCGCACAAAGGCCATTATTCCTGTGCATCTCTACGGGCATCCAGCCGACATGGATGCAATCAACAATCTTGCTTCGCTGCATGGGATCGATGTCATCGAGGATGCTGCAGAGGCCCCGATGGCAACCTACAAGGGGCGATTCGCAGGAACACTCTCGAGGGTTGCCACTTTTTCGTTCTATGGCAACAAGCTCTTTACTTCAGGAGAAGGGGGTGCCCTTACAGTCTCCGATCATCTGCTTGAAAGGAGAATTCGGATTCTCCGAGGACAGGGGATGGATCCAGATCAACGCTACTACTTCCCCACAATCGGGTTTAACTACCGGCTGACCAATGTTGCGTGTGCCCTGTTGTGCGCCCAGCTAGATCGGAAGAAAGAGATCATTGAGAAGAGGAGAAATATATACCGCTGGTACGAGGATGCTCTTGACTCTATTCCGGGCATTTTGATGCAACCGGTCGCTTCATGGGCCACGCTCTCCCCCTGGCTCTTTAGTATTCTTGTGGATGAGCGCGAGTATGGACGCACCAGAGACGAATTGAGCGTGATTCTCGAAGAGAACAACATTGAAACGCGTCCCTTCTTCATGAGCATTCATAAGTTACCGCCGTATCGAGCGGCGGCTCGCGCAAGAGGCACAACTTTGCCGATCACAGAACGCCTGAGTGAAACGGGAATGAACCTGCCTACTTATGTTGGCCTTCGCAAGGAGGACGTTGACAGGATCTCGAGCATCATCCGTAGAAGCCGAAAGGGATGA
- a CDS encoding GDP-mannose 4,6-dehydratase, whose product MVDWSQESVFITGADGFIGSHLTEALVRRGASVRALVYYNSWNQFGWLSDLPREVFDSVEVVFGDVRDGDLMRRCCRDTQTVFHLASLISIPYSYTASESYVQTNVQGTQNVARGALEAGARRFVHTSTSEIYGTARTVPIDERHPLQPQSPYSASKIGADMMALSFHHAFELPVAVARPFNTFGPRQTPRAIIPTIILQCLANAESGQPIHLGALDPRRDFTFVEDTVRGFLAVAESDAAVGQVLNIAAGQDISIGELAERIMKLLDVDLAIETEGQRVRPAGSEVRRLLGDATRLREQCGWSPEVELDEGLSRVIEWLRPRAQTIDSKRYWT is encoded by the coding sequence ATGGTCGATTGGTCCCAGGAGAGTGTCTTCATCACAGGCGCCGATGGCTTCATTGGCAGCCACTTGACCGAGGCTCTCGTTCGCCGCGGAGCCAGTGTCCGTGCCTTGGTCTATTACAACTCCTGGAACCAGTTTGGCTGGCTGAGCGATCTGCCACGGGAAGTCTTCGATAGCGTTGAAGTCGTCTTTGGCGACGTCAGGGACGGCGACCTGATGAGGCGCTGCTGCCGCGACACCCAGACCGTGTTCCACCTGGCATCGCTGATTTCGATTCCCTACTCGTACACGGCCTCCGAATCCTACGTTCAGACGAATGTCCAGGGGACGCAGAATGTCGCCCGGGGCGCGCTCGAGGCCGGCGCGCGTCGGTTTGTGCATACGTCCACCAGCGAAATCTACGGAACGGCCCGGACTGTCCCCATCGACGAGAGGCATCCGCTACAGCCGCAGTCGCCGTACTCGGCCTCGAAGATCGGCGCCGACATGATGGCGCTCAGTTTCCATCATGCCTTTGAGTTACCCGTCGCCGTGGCGCGACCTTTCAACACCTTCGGCCCTCGCCAGACTCCGCGCGCGATCATTCCGACGATTATTCTCCAGTGCCTGGCGAATGCGGAATCCGGTCAGCCCATTCACCTTGGCGCGCTCGACCCGCGGCGGGATTTCACGTTCGTGGAAGACACGGTTCGCGGGTTTCTGGCCGTTGCGGAGAGCGACGCAGCCGTCGGCCAGGTGCTCAACATTGCGGCCGGCCAGGACATCTCCATCGGCGAGCTGGCCGAGCGCATCATGAAGCTGTTGGACGTCGATTTGGCTATCGAGACCGAGGGCCAGCGCGTTCGCCCCGCCGGCAGCGAAGTCCGCCGCCTGCTCGGCGACGCGACTCGTTTGCGCGAGCAGTGCGGATGGAGCCCGGAAGTCGAACTGGACGAAGGTCTGAGCCGCGTCATCGAATGGCTTCGCCCGCGGGCACAGACGATTGATTCCAAGCGGTATTGGACATGA
- a CDS encoding class I SAM-dependent methyltransferase, giving the protein MNQLRSLLTYLRFFPRAQWALREGRRLGLPGLEFDRYGRSLGGKLGFRHPAVSCRLRLNPVSSVRYFEFDFVNRHLQDGAIRALDVSSPWLFSFYEVSHREELRVFMINPDVKDCQNVRKLITALRVERISAECIDVRSYEDSAQNESFDAIWAISVIEHIDGEYDDRDAICQMWKMLKPGGQLLLTFPVSAQFEEEFRPVDQYGLNTHRNQKGQHFFQRYYDEEAINSRILEPLDAVDPRIEFYGERVPGWFQRYESQWTKAGLSRTVYDPRDMARQMVRYDSLSQMPGKGVCGLALKKPIRQEDSG; this is encoded by the coding sequence TTGAATCAACTTCGCAGCCTGCTCACCTATTTGCGCTTCTTCCCTCGAGCTCAATGGGCACTTAGGGAAGGCCGCAGGCTGGGGCTGCCCGGGCTCGAATTCGACCGCTATGGGCGTTCTCTCGGCGGCAAGCTGGGTTTTCGTCATCCAGCAGTATCTTGCCGACTAAGACTTAATCCTGTATCAAGTGTCAGGTACTTCGAGTTCGATTTTGTCAACAGGCACTTGCAGGATGGAGCAATTCGGGCATTGGACGTTTCTTCTCCTTGGTTATTCAGTTTCTACGAAGTCAGCCATCGTGAAGAGCTTCGGGTTTTTATGATCAATCCGGACGTAAAGGACTGCCAGAATGTACGGAAGTTGATCACCGCTTTGAGAGTGGAGCGAATCTCTGCTGAGTGCATTGATGTGAGAAGCTACGAAGATTCTGCACAAAACGAGTCTTTTGATGCCATTTGGGCGATCTCCGTCATTGAGCATATCGATGGCGAGTATGACGATCGGGATGCCATCTGCCAGATGTGGAAGATGTTAAAACCTGGAGGACAGCTTCTGCTTACGTTTCCCGTCTCTGCTCAATTCGAGGAGGAGTTTCGTCCTGTTGATCAGTACGGGCTGAACACCCATCGGAATCAGAAAGGACAACACTTCTTCCAGCGGTACTACGACGAGGAAGCCATCAACAGCAGGATCCTCGAACCGCTCGATGCAGTCGACCCGAGAATCGAATTCTATGGTGAGAGAGTGCCCGGCTGGTTCCAGCGGTATGAGAGTCAGTGGACCAAGGCAGGATTGTCCCGAACCGTCTACGATCCAAGAGACATGGCGAGACAAATGGTGCGATACGACTCCCTTTCGCAAATGCCCGGGAAAGGTGTTTGCGGATTAGCCCTAAAAAAACCCATTCGACAGGAAGACTCGGGATGA
- a CDS encoding glycosyltransferase family 4 protein, translating to MSDERDGKIRIGLDARIVPGRWGGVEQVVLGMASALSRLSDGDEEYVFCTYSGNKEWLSKYCSGSCRVLEVQPFESMNERPRGFIKRIQRQVQILHRRRFGHLPHEPKVIVSEAFDVFHFLKQWGFRTRTPNIYHPHDLQHVHLPSLFEPATIQTRERMYRLMANQATLVATCSTWIKQDVERQYGLDPSRVKAVPLAPVTEFEERPSEHVIRSTKKTLNLPNRFIFYPAQLWLHKNHANLIRATAEAQKACESRIHLVFSGRLNEPVYSELLGLTGSLGLEGQVHFLGFVEQAQMKSLYFLAHAVVIPTLYEAASFPLWEAFEAGVPAACSNVTSLPRQAGEAALIFDPHDIEDMARSLVTIWTNEEVRGRLIELGKARIELFTWDRTAKHFRALYRLLAGRGLSAEDRELIDQEARL from the coding sequence ATGTCCGATGAGCGTGATGGTAAGATCAGGATCGGGCTGGACGCGCGTATTGTTCCTGGAAGATGGGGGGGGGTGGAGCAGGTTGTCCTGGGAATGGCAAGTGCCCTCTCAAGATTAAGCGATGGCGACGAGGAGTATGTATTCTGCACATACTCAGGAAACAAGGAGTGGCTATCGAAGTACTGCAGTGGATCATGTCGGGTTCTTGAAGTACAACCGTTCGAATCTATGAATGAGAGACCTCGAGGGTTTATCAAACGGATTCAACGTCAAGTTCAGATTCTCCACAGACGTCGCTTTGGCCATCTCCCCCATGAGCCCAAAGTCATTGTTAGCGAGGCGTTCGATGTCTTTCATTTCCTCAAGCAGTGGGGATTTCGGACGAGAACTCCCAACATCTATCACCCTCACGATTTGCAGCACGTTCACTTGCCCAGTCTGTTTGAGCCCGCGACTATTCAGACGAGGGAGAGAATGTACAGACTGATGGCCAATCAAGCAACCCTTGTGGCGACCTGTTCGACTTGGATCAAGCAAGACGTTGAGAGGCAATATGGGCTGGATCCATCGCGAGTCAAAGCTGTCCCCCTTGCACCCGTTACAGAGTTCGAGGAAAGGCCGAGTGAGCATGTAATACGCAGTACCAAGAAGACGCTAAACCTTCCCAATAGGTTCATCTTCTATCCAGCACAGCTCTGGCTTCACAAGAACCACGCGAATCTGATTCGAGCTACTGCCGAAGCTCAAAAGGCGTGCGAGAGCCGTATTCACTTGGTTTTCTCGGGCAGATTGAATGAACCCGTCTATTCGGAGTTACTTGGACTCACGGGCAGCTTGGGGTTGGAAGGACAAGTTCACTTTCTGGGTTTTGTAGAGCAGGCCCAGATGAAATCACTATATTTTCTTGCCCACGCTGTTGTCATTCCTACCCTCTATGAGGCTGCCAGTTTTCCCTTGTGGGAGGCTTTTGAGGCCGGCGTGCCGGCGGCATGCTCGAATGTGACCTCTCTTCCAAGACAAGCTGGCGAAGCGGCTCTCATCTTCGATCCCCACGACATCGAGGACATGGCGCGCAGCCTTGTTACTATCTGGACCAACGAAGAAGTGCGCGGTCGTCTCATCGAACTGGGGAAGGCTCGCATCGAACTATTCACCTGGGATCGCACAGCGAAGCATTTCCGGGCTCTGTATAGGCTGCTAGCCGGCAGAGGACTATCTGCCGAGGACAGAGAGCTTATCGACCAGGAGGCCAGACTGTGA
- a CDS encoding glycosyltransferase — protein sequence MKSSRDERQPLASVIVPAFNAAATIAETIESVQAQTYTNWEMVITDDGSSDETPAIVREFAAADDRIRLLQFEENTGLAARARNNSMQHARGEFFAFLDADDVWVPEKLEKQIAYLLDHPDIDAITCWYYVFGDAERVRQYNNMMWRFSSESVTVDQVLQQSLNTDTIVMRRHCFEQLGGMIESSSLRFGEDYEYFIRLVVGFHVARLTEELCGYRLAPQGESLSTSEGQLDQRRSMELTMLDYLREGGVLNPRQLQRRAAIVHYNLAKDNLFTYHLPFRGDLWKSVRTLRAPAKANVMFLLSFLPASLLRRALIALLTIKNRF from the coding sequence GTGAAGTCGTCCCGTGACGAACGCCAACCGCTAGCTTCCGTTATTGTGCCGGCTTTCAACGCGGCGGCAACTATCGCTGAGACGATCGAGTCCGTGCAGGCACAGACCTACACGAACTGGGAAATGGTGATCACCGACGACGGTTCGTCGGATGAAACCCCTGCGATTGTCCGAGAATTCGCAGCCGCCGATGACCGTATCCGCCTGCTTCAATTTGAGGAGAACACTGGGCTTGCCGCGCGTGCCCGGAATAACTCCATGCAACATGCTCGCGGCGAGTTCTTCGCCTTCTTGGATGCGGACGACGTCTGGGTGCCAGAGAAGTTGGAGAAGCAGATCGCCTACCTCCTCGATCATCCGGATATCGATGCAATCACTTGTTGGTACTATGTCTTCGGCGATGCAGAGCGGGTTCGCCAGTACAATAATATGATGTGGCGCTTTAGCAGCGAGTCAGTAACTGTCGACCAGGTACTGCAGCAGTCACTGAATACCGACACGATTGTCATGCGACGACACTGCTTCGAGCAATTGGGAGGAATGATCGAATCCTCCTCACTTCGTTTTGGCGAGGACTACGAGTACTTCATCCGCCTCGTGGTGGGCTTTCATGTGGCGCGATTGACCGAAGAGCTTTGTGGCTATCGACTTGCACCACAGGGGGAGTCGCTTTCTACCAGCGAGGGGCAGTTGGATCAACGGAGGAGCATGGAGCTAACTATGCTCGACTATTTGCGGGAGGGAGGAGTGTTGAACCCCCGCCAGCTTCAGCGTCGCGCGGCGATTGTTCACTACAATCTCGCCAAGGACAACCTCTTCACCTATCATCTTCCTTTCCGGGGCGATTTGTGGAAATCCGTTCGAACGCTGCGAGCCCCGGCCAAAGCAAACGTGATGTTCCTGCTTAGCTTCCTTCCGGCATCACTGCTGCGGAGGGCATTGATCGCTTTGCTCACGATCAAGAATCGGTTCTGA